One segment of Acidovorax sp. DW039 DNA contains the following:
- the flhF gene encoding flagellar biosynthesis protein FlhF, whose protein sequence is MNIKRFTAPTSREALAKARMAFGEGTLILSNRPTANGVEVVATAEDTLSALDSAAQGSSSGSGSLGSGNLSQQGHRDFQESRHGKEDLLGSKSSRAPVRSTQMAAAPVSRHNPVEEDTEQLAMSTLSFQDYVRERMLRRRHEAMNGPAEPPTFAERSRDQDRDFPRQRPAPAVVRHNPLRSIPMDLPPEPPRRKPEAAATVTVAQQQTLMNELQAMKEMIEDRFNTMAWLGQAKQNPIQSNLMLKMIRAGYSPALARAVLERMPEDMSAADAVRWLMEVLERNLKTDEHEAPLYEQGGIFALVGATGVGKTTTTAKLAALCARIHGPGSVGLITLDTYRIGAHEQLRTYGRMLGIVAHLAHDRAALQDLLGLLSGKKMVLIDTTGVAPRDPRKRSMLDVLDLPRVNRLLVLNAGCHGDTLDDVLTSFKTAGSQQAILSKVDEAVKLGPSLDALIRHQMVLRGITNGQRVPEDWEQAEAHKLIAASMRAPVKSAFDPKSSDLNYYFSNAPEALTEKGLVDA, encoded by the coding sequence ATGAACATCAAACGCTTTACCGCCCCCACCTCCCGCGAGGCACTGGCCAAGGCGCGCATGGCCTTTGGCGAGGGCACCCTCATCCTGTCCAATCGCCCCACAGCCAATGGCGTGGAAGTCGTGGCCACGGCAGAAGACACACTGTCTGCGCTGGACAGCGCAGCGCAGGGCTCCAGCTCTGGAAGCGGCAGCCTGGGCTCGGGCAACCTGTCGCAACAGGGTCATCGCGACTTCCAGGAGTCGCGCCACGGCAAGGAAGACCTGCTGGGCAGCAAGAGCAGCCGTGCTCCCGTGCGCTCCACGCAGATGGCTGCAGCGCCCGTAAGCCGCCATAACCCGGTAGAGGAAGATACCGAGCAGCTGGCCATGAGCACGCTGTCGTTCCAAGACTACGTGCGCGAACGCATGCTGCGCCGCCGCCACGAAGCCATGAACGGCCCGGCGGAGCCCCCCACTTTTGCAGAACGCAGCCGTGACCAGGACCGCGACTTTCCCCGTCAACGCCCTGCACCCGCCGTGGTGCGGCACAACCCGCTGCGCTCCATCCCCATGGACCTGCCGCCCGAACCACCCCGCCGCAAGCCGGAGGCAGCAGCCACGGTGACCGTGGCACAGCAGCAAACCCTGATGAACGAGCTGCAGGCCATGAAGGAGATGATTGAAGACCGCTTCAACACCATGGCGTGGCTGGGGCAAGCCAAGCAGAACCCCATTCAGTCCAACCTGATGCTGAAGATGATTCGCGCAGGCTACTCGCCAGCACTGGCGCGTGCCGTGCTGGAGCGCATGCCCGAAGACATGTCTGCTGCAGACGCCGTGCGCTGGCTGATGGAGGTGCTGGAACGCAACCTCAAGACTGACGAGCATGAAGCTCCTTTGTACGAGCAAGGCGGCATCTTTGCACTGGTTGGCGCCACCGGTGTGGGCAAGACCACCACCACAGCCAAGCTGGCAGCGCTGTGCGCCCGCATCCACGGCCCTGGCAGTGTGGGCCTGATTACACTGGACACCTACCGCATTGGCGCGCACGAGCAACTGCGCACCTACGGCCGCATGCTGGGCATCGTGGCGCACCTGGCCCATGACCGCGCTGCCCTGCAGGACCTGCTGGGCCTGCTCAGTGGCAAGAAGATGGTGCTCATCGACACCACGGGCGTTGCACCTCGGGACCCTCGCAAGCGCAGCATGCTGGACGTGCTGGATCTGCCCCGCGTCAACCGCCTGCTGGTGCTCAATGCCGGTTGCCATGGCGACACGCTGGACGATGTGCTCACATCCTTCAAGACCGCAGGCTCACAACAGGCCATTCTTTCCAAGGTGGATGAGGCCGTGAAACTGGGCCCATCGCTCGATGCGCTGATCCGCCACCAGATGGTGCTGCGCGGCATCACGAACGGCCAGCGCGTGCCAGAAGACTGGGAACAGGCAGAAGCCCACAAGCTCATTGCTGCCTCGATGCGCGCACCTGTGAAGTCGGCGTTTGACCCCAAGTCGTCCGACCTGAACTACTACTTCTCGAACGCGCCCGAGGCCCTGACCGAGAAAGGACTTGTGGATGCTTGA
- a CDS encoding RNA polymerase sigma factor FliA, translating into MYTAKGQLDRDAMIRQHVPLVRRIAHHMIAKLPPNVELDDLIQVGMMGLAEALSRYETAQGVQFETFATQRIRGAMLDELREGDWMSRSSRKSQKDIEHAVHRLEQRLGRSPLESEIAAEMELSLADYQSLLSKVRGTQLVYLEDMTNGGDDEDGFLDRHVADAAADPVELLRDQRLRSSLVNAIKSLPEREQHIMGMYYEHDMNLKEIAAVLGVTESRVCQLHSQSIARLRAKMRSH; encoded by the coding sequence ATGTACACCGCCAAAGGCCAGCTCGATCGTGATGCCATGATCCGCCAGCACGTACCGCTGGTCAGGAGGATTGCGCACCACATGATTGCCAAGCTGCCGCCCAATGTGGAGCTTGACGACCTGATCCAGGTCGGCATGATGGGCTTGGCAGAGGCACTTTCGCGTTACGAGACCGCTCAGGGTGTGCAGTTTGAGACCTTTGCCACCCAGCGCATCCGCGGTGCCATGCTGGATGAGTTGCGCGAGGGTGACTGGATGTCGCGCAGTTCGCGCAAGAGCCAGAAAGACATCGAACACGCAGTGCACCGGCTGGAGCAGCGTCTGGGCCGCAGCCCGCTCGAGTCAGAAATTGCAGCCGAGATGGAACTGAGCCTGGCGGATTACCAAAGCCTGCTGAGCAAGGTGCGCGGCACGCAACTGGTGTACCTGGAGGACATGACCAACGGCGGGGACGATGAAGACGGTTTTCTGGACCGACACGTTGCCGACGCCGCAGCGGACCCCGTTGAGCTGCTGCGCGACCAGCGTCTTCGCAGCTCCCTGGTCAATGCCATCAAGAGCCTGCCCGAACGCGAACAGCACATCATGGGCATGTATTACGAGCACGACATGAATCTCAAGGAAATCGCTGCCGTGCTGGGGGTCACCGAGTCACGGGTGTGTCAGCTGCACAGCCAGTCCATCGCCCGCCTGCGCGCGAAGATGCGCAGCCACTGA
- the flgM gene encoding flagellar biosynthesis anti-sigma factor FlgM: MKIGQSPELPGALAQTTLAKQAKSPAPAAEGVAKGAASASAAGVPVTVSSSARALEQPGRSSSDFDAKRVSEVRAAISNGTFSVDAEAIADKLLSNAQELFTRSR; the protein is encoded by the coding sequence ATGAAAATAGGTCAATCACCGGAACTCCCGGGCGCACTGGCGCAGACGACGCTTGCCAAGCAGGCCAAAAGTCCAGCCCCTGCTGCTGAAGGGGTGGCAAAAGGCGCAGCCTCTGCGTCGGCCGCCGGTGTGCCTGTCACCGTATCCAGCTCAGCCCGAGCCCTGGAGCAGCCTGGCCGCAGCAGCAGTGACTTTGACGCCAAGCGTGTGAGCGAAGTTCGTGCAGCCATCAGCAACGGCACGTTTTCAGTAGATGCTGAGGCCATTGCGGACAAATTGCTCTCCAACGCTCAGGAACTCTTCACCCGCTCGCGCTGA
- the flgA gene encoding flagellar basal body P-ring formation chaperone FlgA: MPSLPTLSSLARSACVAVAVLLSTGVHAQAVADPAAELGHLTQQFLNEALARNQASGASLRMEVSVGALDSRLKLAPCARVEPYLPAGSRLWGRTRLGLRCVEGPSPWNVFLPVTIKAWGPAWVLTANVAPGAVLTANDATQAEVDWAADTAAVVANADAWVGQTASRQLMAGQALRQTMIKAPSLFKAGAQVRVMAQGPGYAVTSAGEALTAGSAGQTVRVRMDNGRVITGIVEEDGTVAIRL, translated from the coding sequence ATGCCATCCTTGCCCACCCTTTCATCTTTGGCTCGCAGTGCTTGCGTGGCCGTAGCGGTCCTCTTGTCGACGGGAGTTCACGCCCAGGCTGTCGCCGATCCTGCCGCTGAGCTGGGCCATCTCACCCAGCAGTTTCTGAACGAAGCCCTGGCCCGCAACCAGGCATCGGGTGCGTCTTTGCGCATGGAGGTCAGCGTTGGCGCGCTGGACAGCCGCCTCAAACTGGCCCCCTGTGCGCGCGTGGAACCCTACCTGCCTGCAGGCTCACGGCTGTGGGGACGTACCCGCCTGGGATTGCGGTGTGTGGAAGGCCCATCGCCCTGGAATGTGTTTCTACCTGTTACCATCAAAGCGTGGGGGCCGGCCTGGGTGCTGACGGCCAATGTCGCACCAGGGGCTGTCCTGACTGCCAACGACGCGACGCAGGCGGAGGTCGACTGGGCTGCTGACACCGCAGCGGTGGTCGCCAACGCGGATGCGTGGGTGGGGCAGACAGCATCACGCCAACTGATGGCAGGCCAGGCTTTGCGCCAGACCATGATCAAGGCCCCCAGTTTGTTCAAGGCGGGGGCTCAGGTGAGGGTGATGGCGCAGGGGCCAGGTTATGCGGTGACTTCCGCCGGTGAGGCCCTCACTGCTGGGTCTGCCGGGCAGACTGTGCGAGTCCGTATGGATAATGGTCGTGTGATTACGGGCATTGTGGAGGAAGATGGAACAGTAGCCATCCGTCTTTGA
- the flgB gene encoding flagellar basal body rod protein FlgB, producing MLDKMTAQLGFQGNALILRAERQRVIASNIANADTPGYIARDFDFAKTLREATETPGSNVAKTFASADQGPAVSTATSDPRHIKATTMGSGSASTIGGPGKLGYAVQTQPALDNNSVDLDRERAAFVDNAVRYEATLRFINGNAKTMLSAIQGQ from the coding sequence ATGCTTGACAAGATGACCGCCCAGCTGGGCTTTCAAGGCAACGCGCTGATCCTGCGCGCCGAGCGTCAGCGCGTCATCGCCAGCAATATTGCCAATGCCGACACCCCTGGCTACATCGCGCGTGATTTTGATTTTGCAAAGACGCTGCGCGAGGCCACGGAAACCCCAGGCAGCAACGTCGCAAAAACCTTTGCCAGCGCTGATCAAGGCCCCGCTGTGAGCACAGCCACATCAGACCCTAGGCACATCAAGGCGACGACCATGGGTTCAGGCTCTGCGTCCACGATTGGTGGCCCGGGCAAGCTGGGCTATGCCGTGCAGACACAACCCGCGCTGGACAACAACTCGGTGGATCTGGACCGCGAGCGCGCTGCCTTTGTGGACAACGCCGTGCGTTACGAAGCCACGCTGCGCTTCATCAACGGCAACGCCAAGACGATGCTGAGCGCCATACAAGGCCAGTAA
- the flgC gene encoding flagellar basal body rod protein FlgC, whose protein sequence is MSMFSIFNVSGSAISAQSQRLNVVASNLANVDAVAGPDGKAYKARQLVFQAAPMGSDSATGVRVTTIKESDAPGRKVHDPSHPSADEQGYVTHSNVNAVEEMVNMISASRSYQNNVEVMNTAKTLLLKTLQMGQ, encoded by the coding sequence ATGTCCATGTTTTCCATCTTCAATGTCTCTGGCAGCGCCATCAGCGCCCAGTCCCAGCGGCTGAACGTGGTGGCCAGCAACCTGGCCAACGTCGATGCCGTGGCTGGCCCGGATGGCAAGGCCTACAAAGCCCGGCAGCTGGTGTTCCAGGCGGCTCCCATGGGCTCCGACAGCGCCACCGGTGTGCGCGTCACCACCATCAAGGAAAGCGACGCCCCCGGCCGCAAGGTGCATGACCCGTCTCACCCCTCCGCCGATGAGCAGGGCTACGTCACCCATTCCAACGTGAACGCCGTGGAAGAAATGGTCAACATGATTTCCGCCTCGCGCTCCTACCAGAACAACGTCGAGGTCATGAACACGGCCAAGACATTGCTCCTCAAGACCCTGCAGATGGGCCAGTAA
- a CDS encoding flagellar hook capping FlgD N-terminal domain-containing protein — MIFSSTSATSSTASTSTTTSTANPNTDPAAAQDRFLKLLVAQLNNQDPMNPLDNAQMTSQMAQINTVTGIQQLNQTMASMAAQFNSLQVMQGTALVGRSVMTEGNSVSVTESTGKGGFELPSAATGVKVEILTAGGQLVDTVDLGAQTAGRHTFDWDASKYTGNTSGLQFRVTAVNGSTKLDSTALSVAKVTAAGAEDGQLVLSLSNGKTINYSQIKAML; from the coding sequence ATGATTTTCAGCTCCACCAGTGCGACCTCCAGTACGGCCAGCACCTCGACCACGACCAGCACAGCCAACCCGAACACTGATCCGGCGGCAGCCCAAGACCGTTTCCTCAAACTCCTGGTCGCGCAGCTGAACAACCAGGATCCGATGAACCCTCTGGACAACGCCCAGATGACATCGCAGATGGCTCAGATCAACACCGTAACGGGCATCCAGCAACTGAACCAGACCATGGCCAGCATGGCTGCACAGTTCAACTCCTTGCAGGTCATGCAAGGCACAGCGCTGGTGGGACGCAGTGTGATGACGGAGGGCAACAGCGTTTCCGTCACCGAGAGCACCGGCAAGGGCGGTTTCGAACTGCCCTCTGCCGCGACAGGCGTCAAGGTCGAGATCCTGACCGCAGGGGGTCAACTGGTAGACACCGTTGACCTGGGCGCACAAACCGCAGGTCGCCACACGTTTGACTGGGACGCCAGCAAATACACCGGCAATACCAGCGGCCTGCAGTTCCGCGTCACTGCAGTAAACGGCTCCACCAAGCTCGACTCCACCGCCCTGAGCGTCGCCAAAGTCACCGCTGCGGGGGCTGAAGACGGGCAGCTGGTGCTGAGCCTGTCCAACGGCAAGACCATCAACTACAGCCAGATCAAGGCCATGCTGTAA
- the flgE gene encoding flagellar hook protein FlgE produces MSFQQGLSGLNAASKNLDVIGHNIANANTTGFKASRAEFAEMVASAIGSAGGSNAGIGVETANIAQQFTQGNLTITGNSLDVAINGNGFFTLTQPDGSTAYTRAGNFKLDKVGNLVTNDSDKVMGYPVDPVTGLRTGTDPIPMVFPTAQPIPAKQTTTITAEFNLPATAKDAAGDPTATPPVPATPRATYGTSINVYDSQGVAKPINLYFQKTATANTWDVYDKLDDPSASPPVVATKIGTIAFDNTGAIVSPAATPPATGFQLPLTVTPSPPNPNSLPTFPVTIKLDGVTQSGTKFAVSDLSQDGYTTGELTGINIENNGMIMTRYSNGVTRSEGQLALSSFRNTQGLASVGGNKWVSTFESGQPVVGIATDGNFGALRSGALEDSNVDLTAELVNMMTAQRAYQANAQTIKTQDQVMSTLVNLR; encoded by the coding sequence ATGAGTTTCCAGCAAGGCCTCTCCGGCCTGAACGCCGCCAGCAAGAATCTGGACGTCATCGGCCACAACATTGCCAACGCCAACACCACAGGCTTCAAAGCGTCGCGCGCGGAGTTTGCGGAAATGGTGGCCTCTGCCATCGGCTCTGCAGGTGGCTCCAATGCGGGCATTGGCGTGGAAACCGCCAACATTGCACAGCAGTTCACGCAAGGCAATCTGACCATCACAGGCAACAGCCTGGACGTCGCCATCAACGGCAACGGCTTTTTCACTTTGACCCAGCCCGATGGCTCCACAGCCTACACGCGCGCAGGCAACTTCAAGCTGGACAAGGTGGGCAACTTGGTCACCAACGACAGCGACAAGGTGATGGGCTACCCCGTGGACCCCGTAACGGGCCTTCGCACGGGTACCGACCCCATTCCCATGGTGTTCCCCACCGCGCAACCGATTCCCGCGAAGCAAACTACGACCATTACGGCGGAGTTCAATCTGCCAGCCACCGCCAAAGACGCGGCAGGCGACCCCACAGCCACCCCCCCAGTGCCAGCCACGCCACGTGCAACCTACGGCACATCCATCAACGTGTACGACAGCCAGGGCGTGGCAAAGCCTATCAACCTCTACTTCCAGAAGACCGCTACGGCCAATACATGGGATGTGTATGACAAGCTGGATGACCCTTCAGCCAGCCCACCAGTCGTGGCGACCAAGATCGGCACGATCGCGTTTGACAACACGGGCGCCATCGTGTCCCCGGCAGCCACACCACCAGCTACGGGGTTTCAGCTGCCGCTCACCGTGACGCCCTCGCCACCCAACCCGAACAGCCTGCCCACGTTCCCCGTGACGATCAAGCTGGACGGCGTCACCCAAAGCGGCACCAAATTTGCGGTGTCCGACCTGAGTCAGGACGGTTACACCACGGGCGAGCTGACGGGCATCAACATCGAGAACAACGGGATGATCATGACCCGTTACTCCAACGGTGTCACCCGCTCGGAAGGCCAGCTCGCCCTCTCCAGCTTCCGCAACACGCAGGGGCTGGCTTCTGTGGGCGGCAACAAATGGGTGTCCACATTTGAGTCCGGCCAGCCCGTGGTGGGCATTGCCACGGATGGCAACTTTGGTGCGCTGCGCTCTGGCGCACTGGAAGACTCCAACGTCGACCTCACCGCCGAGCTGGTCAACATGATGACCGCCCAGCGCGCCTACCAGGCCAATGCGCAGACCATCAAGACGCAGGACCAGGTGATGTCCACCCTGGTGAACCTGCGCTGA
- the flgF gene encoding flagellar basal-body rod protein FlgF, with translation MDRIIYTTMTGANAAAHRQSVLANNLANASTNGFRAEMSTFRSVPMQGDGSTTRVFALEATSGYLNTAGPAKTTGRSLDAMAMGNAWFAVQGLDGLEAYTRAGSFDVSAAGQLVTPSGLPVLSDGGAPIDIPPGAEVTLGSDGTITARTGGQRPTPVGRLKLATPTAEDPLKRGDDGLFRTASGDPMPNDAAARMLSGAVEGSNVNPVESMVGMIAASRQFEQQMKLLQTAETNDKTAAQLLSING, from the coding sequence ATGGACCGCATCATCTACACCACCATGACAGGGGCCAACGCCGCGGCCCACCGGCAGTCGGTGCTGGCCAACAACCTGGCCAATGCGTCCACCAACGGCTTTCGGGCAGAAATGTCCACCTTCCGCTCGGTGCCCATGCAGGGCGACGGTTCCACCACCCGCGTGTTTGCGCTGGAAGCCACCTCTGGCTACCTCAACACCGCAGGCCCCGCCAAAACCACAGGCCGCAGCCTCGACGCCATGGCCATGGGCAACGCGTGGTTTGCCGTGCAGGGGCTGGACGGCCTGGAGGCCTACACCCGGGCTGGCTCTTTCGATGTCTCTGCCGCAGGCCAGCTGGTTACGCCCTCGGGCCTGCCCGTGCTGTCGGATGGCGGTGCGCCCATCGACATCCCGCCCGGTGCGGAAGTCACCCTCGGCTCAGACGGGACCATCACTGCTCGCACCGGTGGACAACGCCCTACGCCCGTGGGCCGGTTGAAGCTGGCCACCCCCACTGCGGAAGACCCGCTCAAGCGCGGCGACGATGGCCTGTTTCGCACCGCTTCGGGCGACCCCATGCCCAACGATGCGGCCGCCCGCATGCTCAGCGGCGCAGTGGAAGGCTCGAACGTGAACCCCGTGGAAAGCATGGTGGGCATGATCGCCGCCTCCCGGCAGTTTGAGCAGCAGATGAAGCTGCTGCAGACGGCCGAAACCAATGACAAGACTGCGGCCCAGCTGCTCAGCATCAACGGCTGA
- the flgG gene encoding flagellar basal-body rod protein FlgG, giving the protein MFTALYTAKSGMTVQQTNIDLHSHNLSNVSTTGFKRNYANIEDLAYQNYRQVGAAATEQNQLPTGLHMGLGARTVSIGRNFEQGSLQESKNQLDAAINGNGFFEVTMPDGTIGYTRDGSFKVDAQGRLVTSGGLPVANGITVPPNAINISISNDGNVTATVPGNTQPQPLGTLAMAGFVNPAGLEPIGQNLFKESAASGQPQQGTPGTNGLGIIKQGFLESSNVNVVEELVNMIQTQRAYEMNSKAISTTDQMLAKLSQL; this is encoded by the coding sequence ATGTTCACAGCCCTTTACACCGCCAAGTCAGGCATGACCGTGCAGCAGACCAATATTGATCTGCACTCGCACAACCTGTCCAACGTCTCGACCACCGGCTTCAAGCGCAACTACGCCAATATTGAAGACTTGGCTTACCAGAACTACCGTCAGGTAGGGGCTGCCGCCACAGAGCAGAACCAGCTTCCCACAGGTCTGCACATGGGCCTGGGCGCACGCACGGTTTCCATTGGGCGCAACTTTGAGCAGGGCAGCCTGCAAGAGTCTAAGAACCAGCTGGATGCGGCCATCAACGGCAACGGCTTTTTTGAAGTCACCATGCCCGACGGCACCATCGGCTACACCCGCGACGGATCGTTCAAGGTCGACGCCCAGGGCCGCCTCGTCACCTCGGGTGGGCTGCCCGTGGCCAACGGCATTACCGTGCCACCCAATGCCATCAACATCAGCATCAGCAACGATGGCAACGTCACTGCCACCGTGCCTGGCAACACCCAACCACAGCCGCTGGGCACCCTGGCCATGGCCGGTTTCGTCAACCCCGCGGGGCTGGAGCCCATTGGCCAGAACCTGTTCAAGGAATCGGCAGCGTCCGGCCAGCCGCAGCAAGGCACACCCGGCACCAACGGTCTGGGCATCATCAAGCAGGGCTTTCTGGAGTCTTCCAACGTCAATGTCGTGGAAGAGCTGGTCAACATGATCCAAACCCAGCGTGCCTACGAAATGAACTCCAAGGCCATCTCCACCACCGACCAGATGTTGGCCAAGCTGAGCCAGCTGTAA
- a CDS encoding flagellar basal body L-ring protein FlgH: MNAPTYPASRTHAPRAAQGGRGVCTAALAACLLASGCASMSPPPPVDILPTTPPPIAIAPRPAPQAATGSLFNAATYRPSFEDRRARLVGDLVTIQIVENITAKQESSSTLDRSSNVSNAVTALPFLSAADAGNLGLGAKSGNAFSGKGGTESANTFSGSITATVVDVLPNGHLVVTGEKQIGVNQNVDVLRFSGTIDPRAMQPGSIINSTQVANVRIESRGRGSQGEVQAQGWLSRFFNKVTPF, encoded by the coding sequence ATGAACGCACCCACATATCCCGCATCCAGAACCCATGCCCCCCGCGCCGCCCAGGGCGGCAGGGGAGTCTGCACCGCAGCGCTGGCCGCTTGCCTGCTGGCATCAGGGTGCGCCAGCATGTCGCCACCGCCTCCTGTGGACATCTTGCCCACCACACCACCGCCCATCGCCATCGCGCCCCGTCCGGCGCCGCAAGCCGCCACAGGCAGCCTGTTCAACGCAGCCACCTACCGGCCATCGTTTGAAGATCGCCGTGCCCGTCTGGTAGGCGATCTGGTGACGATCCAGATCGTGGAGAACATCACGGCCAAGCAAGAGTCTTCCTCCACGCTGGACCGCAGCTCCAACGTATCGAATGCCGTGACGGCCCTGCCCTTCCTGAGCGCTGCCGATGCGGGCAACCTGGGCCTGGGTGCCAAGTCGGGTAACGCCTTTTCGGGCAAAGGTGGCACGGAAAGCGCCAACACCTTCTCAGGCTCCATCACCGCTACGGTGGTGGACGTGCTGCCCAACGGGCATCTGGTGGTGACGGGAGAAAAGCAGATTGGCGTCAACCAGAACGTGGACGTGCTGCGCTTTTCCGGCACCATTGACCCACGGGCCATGCAGCCAGGCAGCATCATCAACTCCACCCAGGTGGCCAATGTGCGCATCGAGTCGCGTGGGCGTGGCTCGCAGGGTGAAGTGCAGGCCCAGGGCTGGCTCAGCCGGTTCTTCAACAAGGTCACGCCATTCTGA
- a CDS encoding flagellar basal body P-ring protein FlgI, which produces MAVMKASSHALWPRNLRALWLLLAAVLAAVAPSAHAVRIKEVAAVQGVRSNQLTGYGLVVGLDGTGDQTTQMPYTTQALSNYLQQMGITLPPGTSSQLQLKNVATVIVTAQLPAFAQPGQMLDVNVSSMGNAKSLKGGTLIATPLRGADGEIYALAQGNLVVGGAGAAAGGSKVQINHLSAGRIPQGAQVERAVPTPLHDGDTINLGLNASDFQTARKVAQAINAKLGNGLATAVDGRTVQVRAPLDPGARVNFIADLEELPLENTAPSAKVVINARTGSIVLNQAVTLGSCAIAHGNLSITINTTPVISQPNPLSQGQTVVTQKSDITINQEPGNIIQMPPSAQLADVVRALNQLGATPQDLLAILQAIKAAGALNAELEVI; this is translated from the coding sequence ATGGCAGTCATGAAAGCCTCGTCCCACGCCCTCTGGCCGCGCAATCTGCGCGCACTCTGGCTCCTGCTGGCCGCAGTGCTGGCTGCAGTTGCGCCCAGCGCGCACGCCGTGCGCATCAAGGAAGTGGCCGCCGTGCAGGGCGTGCGCAGCAACCAGCTCACAGGCTACGGTCTGGTGGTGGGGCTGGACGGTACTGGCGACCAGACCACGCAGATGCCCTACACCACGCAGGCGTTGTCCAACTACCTGCAGCAGATGGGCATCACGCTGCCCCCAGGCACCTCCTCGCAGCTGCAGCTCAAGAATGTGGCCACCGTCATCGTGACGGCACAGCTGCCCGCGTTTGCCCAACCCGGGCAAATGCTGGACGTGAACGTTTCGTCCATGGGCAATGCCAAGTCACTCAAGGGCGGCACCTTGATTGCCACTCCGCTGCGCGGGGCAGACGGAGAAATCTATGCCCTGGCCCAAGGCAACCTGGTGGTGGGGGGCGCAGGGGCTGCCGCCGGCGGCAGCAAGGTGCAGATCAATCACCTCTCTGCCGGGCGCATCCCGCAAGGCGCGCAGGTGGAGCGCGCCGTGCCCACCCCGCTGCATGACGGTGACACCATCAACCTCGGGCTGAACGCCTCGGATTTCCAGACCGCCCGCAAGGTAGCGCAGGCCATCAACGCCAAGCTGGGCAATGGCCTGGCCACTGCTGTTGACGGGCGCACGGTGCAGGTGCGTGCACCACTGGATCCCGGCGCGCGCGTCAATTTCATTGCCGACCTGGAAGAGCTGCCCCTGGAAAACACGGCGCCTTCGGCCAAGGTGGTCATCAACGCACGCACCGGCTCCATCGTGCTGAATCAGGCGGTCACGCTCGGCTCGTGTGCCATCGCGCACGGCAACCTGTCCATCACCATCAACACCACCCCTGTCATCAGCCAGCCCAACCCGCTGTCACAGGGGCAGACGGTGGTCACGCAAAAGAGCGACATCACCATCAACCAGGAGCCCGGCAACATCATCCAGATGCCTCCTTCGGCCCAACTGGCAGATGTGGTGCGCGCACTCAATCAGCTGGGAGCCACACCGCAGGACCTGCTCGCCATCCTGCAGGCCATCAAGGCTGCTGGCGCGCTGAATGCAGAGCTGGAGGTCATCTGA